From Quercus lobata isolate SW786 chromosome 1, ValleyOak3.0 Primary Assembly, whole genome shotgun sequence, one genomic window encodes:
- the LOC115982905 gene encoding L10-interacting MYB domain-containing protein-like: MDSKRNGIKVDFEPDPATWTATEEKIFIQLMVKEVQKGNRSTTTFLRKGWKNIEQEFHERTSKRYNKTQFRNKFNQLRTRYHDFSKLLQEPGFSWDPVLNTVTAAEGVWESYIKVNRKAKRFRKKGCPMFNELVAIFNDSTLKYKDVFPLAQYPMVNEDNLDLEDSSTNATPSAFPCNSSEGKGYPSQNTRRRQRSPTPTSHVGGKREARMVEMGEALKEWTEVTRAMTPTTSTLNKTDTSALSSAFSITNCVKCLESIEGLDGATYLKAIKMFKDVDWREMFMAMSSERRLIWLASLE, translated from the exons ATGGATTCCAAAAGGAATGGCATTAAAGTTGATTTTGAGCCTGATCCTGCTACTTGGACAGCCACAgaagagaaaattttcattcaacTAATGGTTAAAGAGGTTCAGAAAGGGAATAGATCCACAACAACATTTTTGAGGAAAGGTTGGAAAAATATAGAGCAAGAGTTCCATGAGAGAACTAGTAAGAGGTACAACAAAACTCAATTTAGAAATAAGTTTAATCAACTGAGGACTCGTTATCATGATTTCAGTAAGTTGTTGCAAGAACCTGGGTTTAGTTGGGACCCTGTGCTCAATACTGTCACTGCTGCTGAGGGCGTATGGGAATCATATATTAAG GTGAACAGAAAGGCCAAGAGATTTAGGAAAAAAGGATGCCCTATGTTTAATGAGTTAGTGGCCATATTTAATGACTCAACATTGAAGTACAAAGATGTTTTTCCATTAGCCCAGTATCCCATGGTTAATGAAGACAACTTGGATTTAGAAGATTCATCAACAAATGCCACTCCATCTGCTTTCCCCTGTAACAGTAGTGAGGGTAAAGGTTATCCTTCACAAAATACACGAAGACGGCAACGATCTCCCACTCCTACAAGCCATGTTGGAGGGAAGAGGGAGGCAAGGATGGTGGAGATGGGTGAAGCTTTAAAGGAATGGACTGAAGTTACAAGGGCAATGACCCCTACAACCTCTACCTTGAACAAAACTGACACGTCGGCCCTTTCTAGTGCCTTCTCAATTACTAATTGTGTCAAGTGTCTAGAATCTATTGAAGGTTTGGATGGGGCTACCTACTTAAAGGCAATCAAGATGTTCAAGGATGTGGACTGGAGGGAAATGTTTATGGCAATGTCTTCTGAGAGAAGACTGATTTGGCTGGCAAGCTTGGAGtga